The nucleotide window GGAATGGGCTACCTTGGGAGAAACCTTTGAAGCCTTTCAAAACTGGCAAGTTCAAACCGGAATGGATTACAGCCAATGGAGCTGCGGACAATACGCTACTTCTTTGGAAGAAAACAACCAGGAAGAAGAAGGATTAACCGTTTATCCAAATCCTTTTTCAAGTCTGTTGCAAGTGAAATGGGAAGGAAAGCAACCTGTAAACACCATTGAACTTTACAACAGCTTAGGCCAACGTGTTTACAATATGGAATGCGAAGGAAAAAATCAAGCAAGTATTTCGTCGAATCAACTTCCCAGCGGATTATACCTTATATACTTGCGATCAGGACAGACCATAGTGAATTGGAAAAAAGTATTATTGGAAAAATAATTCCAATTGCCAATCGGCAGCAGTTCAACCGTGTTTCGCCATCATTTGCCTAATACCGATAGCAAATTTGTATTAGTACAATTAGGCTATGCACTAATTTACCAAAACAGCTTTAGAATCGGCATTAACCAATGTTATTAACAGCTTTTGCATTAGCCTTTACCAAGGTAAATTTCAAAATAGCTTTTAGCTTAGTTCTCCCGTAACACTGGCAAAACAAGCAACCTTTCCGACCAATATGGCATTGCGAATTGGTTGGAAAAGAATAGTTGCCTGGGGTTTGCACCCTCGGGCAACGATAGAGGCAAGTAGCCCACAGGGCACCTACGGCGATAGCCTAGGGGGCCGAGGACTACAGCCGATAGCGTGACCCGAGCCCGTTATGCAAGGATTTGGATTAGCAGATAAATTGGTGGGCGAAGGGGGCCCGCCAAACAATACATTGAATAATACTAAACTAAAAAAAGAGGCTGTAAAACCATTGGAAACTAGCCACCAATAAGGCGTTTCACCTTAGGATCGGTTTCTTTGGAACGGATTTCGCTCATGGCATCATCTATTTTTTTCAGTTGTTGTTTTAACTCCTCCATTACGGCTGCATCGCCCGGATTGCCGAGGCCTTTGGATGCGAGGGAATTAATTTCATCTATACGAGCTTGGGTTTTGAGACCGATTTCGCTAATTGCCTGAATACCAGCCAAGCGAATAAACCAAGCGGATTCTTTGATAGCGATGTTTTGCAACAAGGGCATTATTTCTTTTACAAGTGCTGTTTCCTGATTTCCGGCATATCGACCTATGAGAGCGATTAAGGCATATTTAGCATTGTTTTCGGTAATGGTTTTATAGGCGTTTTGGAA belongs to Bacteroidia bacterium and includes:
- a CDS encoding T9SS type A sorting domain-containing protein, with the protein product EWATLGETFEAFQNWQVQTGMDYSQWSCGQYATSLEENNQEEEGLTVYPNPFSSLLQVKWEGKQPVNTIELYNSLGQRVYNMECEGKNQASISSNQLPSGLYLIYLRSGQTIVNWKKVLLEK